One segment of Bradyrhizobium sp. WD16 DNA contains the following:
- a CDS encoding ABC transporter substrate-binding protein: MKRILGAAALSILAGVTGAASPAVAQDKVQEKVKVGLILSLSGPAAVLGQQARDGFNLALKDLGGKLGGRDAEVVIADDELKPDVAVTKVKGLLERDKVDFVVGPIFSNILIAIEKPVVESKTFLISPNAGPSSFAGKSCSPYFFVTSYQNDQVHEVLGKVAQERGYKRVYLLVPNYQAGKDAVAGFKIDYKGEVVEESYVPLNTLDFQAELSKIAALNPDAIFTFMPGGMGVNLVKQYKQAGLADRIPFLSAFTVDESTLPAQQDAAVGMFGGANWAPNLDLPQNKKFVAAYEAAYHSVPGTYAFQAYDAALLIDSAVKAVKGNLADKDAVRAALKKADFTSLRGPFKFNTNHYPIQDFYLVKAAKRPDGKFQTEIVQKVFSSFGDQFAKDCPASN, from the coding sequence ATGAAGCGGATCCTCGGAGCAGCGGCCCTTTCCATCCTGGCAGGCGTCACCGGTGCGGCCAGTCCGGCCGTCGCGCAGGACAAGGTCCAGGAAAAGGTCAAAGTCGGCCTGATCCTCAGCCTGTCGGGTCCGGCCGCGGTGCTCGGCCAGCAGGCCCGTGACGGCTTCAATCTTGCTCTCAAGGATCTCGGCGGCAAGCTCGGCGGCCGGGACGCCGAGGTCGTCATCGCCGACGACGAGCTCAAGCCGGACGTCGCGGTCACCAAGGTCAAGGGCCTGCTCGAGCGCGACAAGGTGGATTTCGTCGTCGGGCCGATCTTCTCCAATATCCTGATCGCGATCGAGAAGCCGGTCGTCGAAAGCAAGACCTTCCTGATCAGCCCGAATGCCGGCCCCTCCAGTTTCGCCGGCAAGTCCTGCAGCCCCTATTTCTTCGTCACCTCCTACCAGAACGACCAGGTCCACGAAGTGCTCGGCAAGGTCGCCCAGGAGCGCGGCTACAAGCGGGTCTATCTCCTGGTGCCGAATTATCAGGCCGGGAAGGACGCGGTCGCCGGCTTCAAAATCGATTACAAGGGTGAGGTGGTGGAGGAATCCTACGTGCCGCTCAACACCCTCGACTTCCAGGCTGAGCTGTCGAAAATCGCGGCACTCAACCCCGACGCCATTTTCACCTTCATGCCGGGCGGCATGGGCGTCAACCTGGTGAAACAGTACAAGCAGGCCGGCCTCGCCGACCGCATCCCGTTCCTGTCGGCCTTCACCGTCGACGAATCCACCCTGCCGGCGCAGCAGGATGCGGCGGTCGGCATGTTCGGCGGGGCGAACTGGGCGCCGAACCTCGACCTGCCGCAGAACAAGAAGTTCGTTGCCGCCTACGAGGCGGCCTATCATTCCGTGCCCGGCACCTACGCCTTCCAGGCCTATGATGCCGCACTGCTGATCGACAGCGCCGTGAAGGCGGTCAAGGGCAACCTCGCCGACAAGGATGCGGTGCGCGCCGCCCTCAAGAAGGCCGATTTCACTTCCCTGCGCGGACCTTTCAAGTTCAACACCAACCACTATCCGATCCAGGACTTCTATCTCGTCAAGGCGGCCAAGCGCCCGGATGGCAAGTTCCAGACCGAGATCGTGCAGAAGGTGTTTTCCAGCTTCGGTGACCAGTTCGCCAAGGACTGCCCGGCGAGCAACTAA
- a CDS encoding MarR family winged helix-turn-helix transcriptional regulator: protein MTFDSETKAVEKPEDHGDELRLWLRLLTCTTLIEGEVRSRLRERFDVTLPRFDLMAQLDKAPDGMTLSDVSKRMMVSNGNVTGLVERLVESGHIDRRTSDSDRRVQVIRLTKLGRVVFRKMAAEHETWIASFFADLTEKDVRDLMRLLAKAKVSTTRAAQERLARGKAALLA, encoded by the coding sequence ATGACCTTCGATTCCGAAACCAAGGCTGTCGAAAAGCCCGAGGACCACGGCGACGAATTGCGGCTGTGGCTCCGACTGCTGACCTGCACGACCTTGATCGAGGGCGAGGTGCGCAGCCGCCTGCGCGAGCGCTTCGACGTTACCCTGCCGCGCTTCGATTTGATGGCCCAGCTCGACAAGGCGCCGGACGGCATGACCCTGTCCGACGTTTCCAAGCGCATGATGGTGTCCAACGGCAACGTCACCGGGCTGGTGGAGAGGCTGGTGGAGTCGGGCCATATCGACCGGCGCACCTCTGACAGCGATCGCCGGGTCCAGGTCATCCGCCTGACCAAGCTCGGCCGGGTGGTGTTCCGCAAGATGGCGGCAGAACACGAGACCTGGATTGCAAGCTTTTTCGCCGATCTCACCGAGAAGGATGTTCGCGACCTGATGCGGCTGCTCGCCAAGGCCAAGGTGTCGACCACCAGGGCGGCGCAGGAACGGCTGGCGCGCGGCAAGGCGGCGCTGCTGGCCTGA
- a CDS encoding alpha/beta hydrolase, with product MSEIDYAAEYNNRARVPEHPGILAGWSRDAEAYRAARAGAWRTVDYGAGERQRIDFFPGEGRGAVVVFIHGGYWQSLDRSSSSHLAAGLNARGIDVAVPGYDLCPEVTIAEVLAQMRAAARELARHGRPLVVSGHSAGGHLAACLLATDWRSVDAALPADVVTAAYAISGLFDLAPLIATPLNIALRLDSATAQAISPIHWPPPQHGSLDAVVGGAESSEFLRQSRMITQAWSKAGVATRYGEIPGANHFTVVAPLTDPNSTMTARLAELALAAA from the coding sequence GTGTCCGAAATCGATTACGCCGCGGAATACAACAACCGGGCGCGGGTGCCGGAGCATCCCGGCATTCTCGCCGGCTGGAGCCGCGACGCCGAAGCCTATCGCGCGGCGCGCGCGGGCGCCTGGCGGACCGTCGACTACGGGGCCGGCGAGCGCCAGCGCATCGATTTCTTCCCCGGCGAGGGCCGGGGCGCCGTCGTGGTGTTCATCCATGGCGGCTATTGGCAGAGCCTCGATCGTTCGTCCTCCAGCCACCTCGCTGCCGGCCTCAACGCGCGTGGCATCGACGTCGCCGTGCCGGGCTATGATCTCTGCCCCGAGGTGACGATTGCCGAGGTCCTCGCGCAGATGCGCGCTGCGGCGCGGGAACTGGCTCGCCATGGCAGGCCGCTCGTCGTCAGCGGCCATTCCGCCGGCGGGCACCTTGCCGCCTGCCTGCTGGCGACCGACTGGCGCAGCGTCGATGCCGCTCTGCCCGCCGATGTCGTCACGGCCGCCTATGCGATTTCCGGCTTGTTCGATCTCGCCCCGCTGATCGCGACGCCGCTTAACATTGCGCTGCGGCTCGATTCCGCAACGGCGCAGGCGATCAGCCCGATCCACTGGCCGCCGCCGCAGCATGGCAGCCTCGATGCCGTCGTCGGCGGCGCCGAAAGCTCGGAGTTCCTGCGACAGAGCCGGATGATCACGCAGGCCTGGAGCAAGGCGGGTGTCGCCACGCGCTACGGCGAAATTCCCGGCGCCAATCATTTCACGGTTGTCGCGCCGCTCACCGACCCTAACTCGACGATGACCGCACGGCTTGCCGAACTGGCGCTGGCGGCGGCGTAA
- a CDS encoding GNAT family N-acetyltransferase has translation MPNWRWRRRKREPDAPGLADIGCFSGRAGIKWQAKSAGPVESDPLQADIDNTYLKLMAMPVAVSPTISLKVRRLGPRDVADYRDLRLEGLKVHPEAFASSWEHEVDKPASWWEERLETNAVFGGWVNSSPLVGLAGFSVQDGVKLQHKGVLWGMYVRPQARGTGLAAVLVNQVVEHARTLVEDVCSTVVASNAAAHRLYGEAGFVEYGLERRALKVGSEYYDELLMALPLKPRA, from the coding sequence TTGCCGAACTGGCGCTGGCGGCGGCGTAAGCGCGAGCCGGACGCTCCGGGTCTCGCCGACATCGGTTGCTTTTCAGGCAGGGCGGGCATCAAATGGCAGGCGAAGTCCGCAGGCCCGGTCGAAAGCGACCCCTTGCAGGCAGATATCGACAACACGTATCTGAAACTCATGGCCATGCCTGTCGCCGTCTCGCCCACGATTTCGCTCAAGGTGCGCCGCCTGGGGCCGCGCGACGTCGCCGATTATCGTGACCTGCGCCTTGAAGGCTTGAAGGTTCACCCGGAGGCCTTCGCCTCGTCCTGGGAGCACGAGGTCGACAAGCCAGCCTCATGGTGGGAGGAGCGTCTGGAAACGAACGCGGTCTTTGGCGGCTGGGTCAACAGTTCGCCTCTCGTTGGCCTGGCCGGCTTCAGCGTGCAGGACGGCGTCAAGCTCCAGCACAAGGGCGTGTTGTGGGGAATGTATGTTCGGCCGCAAGCGCGCGGTACAGGATTGGCCGCAGTTCTCGTGAACCAGGTCGTCGAGCACGCCAGGACACTCGTCGAAGACGTTTGTTCGACGGTGGTGGCTTCAAACGCCGCCGCGCATCGCCTTTACGGTGAAGCGGGCTTCGTAGAATACGGATTGGAGCGGCGGGCCCTGAAGGTCGGAAGCGAATACTACGACGAACTGCTCATGGCCCTGCCGCTCAAGCCGCGTGCTTGA
- a CDS encoding acyl-CoA dehydrogenase family protein: protein MADRSFLAWPFFDEAHRGVAGELGRWADGTIDRLVDHHDVDGSCRRLVAALGRAGFLRAAAPAAQGDGSLFDVRTLCLIRETLAYRSGLADFAFAMQGLGTGPITLFGSDALRQRYLPKVVRGEAIAAFALSEPEAGSDVAAMTTTATPDGPDHVRLDGLKTWISNGGIADHYVVFARSGEAAGARGISAYVVDADAPGLSIAERIDVIAPHPLATLKFDGCRVPLARRIGGGGDGFKVAMATLDVFRSTVGAAALGLARRALDEALGRAASRRMFGGVLGDLQLTQAGLAEMATGIDAAALLVYRAAWTKDRGAARVTREAAMAKLFATETAQQVIDRAVQIFGGLGVRQGVKVEELYREIRALRIYEGATEVQKVVIGRELMKAAQAATAGGDAAQ, encoded by the coding sequence GTGGCCGATCGATCATTTCTCGCCTGGCCGTTCTTCGACGAGGCCCATCGCGGCGTCGCCGGCGAACTCGGCCGCTGGGCCGACGGGACGATCGATCGCCTCGTCGATCATCACGATGTCGACGGCTCTTGCCGCCGCCTGGTGGCGGCCCTCGGCCGCGCCGGTTTTCTCCGCGCCGCAGCGCCAGCGGCGCAGGGCGATGGATCGCTGTTCGATGTCCGCACGCTTTGCCTGATCCGCGAGACGCTCGCCTACCGCTCGGGTCTCGCCGATTTCGCCTTCGCCATGCAGGGGCTCGGCACCGGCCCGATCACCCTGTTCGGGTCCGATGCATTGCGGCAGCGCTATCTGCCCAAGGTGGTCCGCGGCGAGGCGATCGCTGCGTTCGCGTTGTCCGAGCCGGAGGCCGGCTCGGACGTGGCGGCGATGACCACGACGGCGACGCCCGATGGCCCCGATCACGTCCGCCTCGACGGCCTGAAGACCTGGATCTCGAACGGCGGTATCGCCGACCATTACGTGGTGTTCGCCCGATCCGGCGAGGCCGCGGGCGCCCGCGGCATCAGCGCCTATGTCGTCGATGCGGATGCGCCGGGGCTGTCGATTGCCGAGCGTATCGATGTCATCGCACCCCATCCGCTGGCAACGCTGAAATTCGATGGCTGCCGTGTGCCGCTTGCCCGCCGGATCGGCGGCGGCGGTGACGGCTTCAAGGTGGCGATGGCCACCCTCGATGTCTTCCGCTCGACGGTCGGCGCCGCCGCGCTCGGGCTCGCCCGCCGGGCGCTCGACGAGGCGCTCGGCCGCGCCGCCAGCCGCAGGATGTTCGGCGGCGTGCTCGGCGATCTGCAACTCACCCAGGCCGGACTGGCTGAGATGGCGACCGGCATCGATGCCGCCGCCTTGCTGGTCTATCGCGCGGCCTGGACCAAGGACCGCGGCGCGGCCCGCGTCACCCGCGAGGCCGCCATGGCCAAGCTGTTCGCGACCGAGACCGCACAGCAGGTGATCGACCGCGCGGTCCAGATCTTCGGCGGGCTCGGCGTCAGGCAGGGCGTCAAGGTCGAAGAGCTCTATCGTGAAATTCGGGCGTTGCGCATCTATGAAGGCGCGACGGAAGTGCAGAAGGTTGTCATCGGCCGGGAACTGATGAAGGCCGCGCAGGCGGCGACCGCCGGAGGCGACGCCGCGCAATAG
- a CDS encoding benzoate-CoA ligase family protein, translating to MAKTAHVDTFAQDHLPPRELWPDMIFTRPEFQYPERLNCVHSFLDRWVTEGRGDETCIFTDERTYTYRELQALVNRIANVLVGKLGLVTGNRVLLRSANNPMMVATYLAVIKAGGIAVATMPLLRAKEIVYPIGKARIRLALCDHKLADEMEKAKAQSSDLERVVYWGGNDAQSLEALIADVSPEFTAVDTAADDLCLIAFTSGTTGDPKGTMHFHRDMLAVCDGFARNVLRAGPADRFIGSAPLAFTFGFGGVLFPMHIGASFVLLEKTTPDNLAATIARFKATVCFTAPTAYRAMLSLLDKHDLSSLRKCVSAGEPLPKGTFEAWLKATGLKLIDGIGSTEMLHIFISAVEDEIRPGATGKPVPGFEAKIVGDNGEDLPPGQIGRLAVRGPTGCRYMADERQRKCVLNGWNLTGDTYLMDEDGYFWYQSRSDDMIVSSGYNIAGPDVEAALLTHDAVAECGVVGAPDDARGTIVKAYVVLRPGVTGDAALVGALQEHVKREIAPYKYPRAIEFVGELPKTASGKLKRFTLRQMTQEAAE from the coding sequence ATGGCCAAGACGGCGCATGTCGATACATTTGCACAGGATCATCTGCCGCCACGGGAACTGTGGCCGGACATGATCTTCACCCGCCCCGAATTTCAATATCCGGAGCGGCTCAATTGCGTGCACAGCTTCCTCGACCGCTGGGTCACGGAGGGGCGCGGCGACGAGACCTGCATCTTCACCGACGAGCGGACCTACACCTATCGCGAGCTGCAGGCATTGGTGAACCGCATCGCCAATGTGCTCGTCGGCAAGCTTGGTCTCGTCACCGGAAATCGCGTGCTGCTGCGCTCCGCCAACAATCCGATGATGGTGGCGACCTATCTCGCGGTGATCAAGGCCGGCGGCATCGCGGTGGCCACCATGCCGCTGCTGCGTGCCAAGGAGATCGTCTATCCGATCGGCAAGGCCAGGATCCGTCTCGCGCTGTGCGACCATAAGCTCGCCGACGAGATGGAGAAGGCGAAGGCCCAGTCGAGCGATCTCGAACGCGTGGTCTATTGGGGCGGCAACGATGCGCAGTCGCTGGAGGCGCTGATCGCCGACGTCAGTCCGGAGTTCACCGCGGTCGATACCGCTGCCGACGATCTTTGCCTGATCGCCTTCACCTCCGGCACCACCGGCGATCCGAAAGGAACCATGCATTTTCATCGCGACATGCTGGCGGTGTGCGACGGATTTGCCCGCAATGTCCTGCGCGCCGGGCCGGCCGATCGTTTCATCGGTTCGGCGCCGCTCGCCTTCACCTTCGGCTTCGGCGGCGTTCTGTTTCCGATGCATATCGGCGCGTCGTTCGTTCTCCTCGAGAAGACGACGCCGGACAACCTTGCCGCCACCATCGCGCGCTTCAAGGCCACCGTCTGCTTCACCGCACCGACCGCCTACCGGGCGATGCTGTCGCTCCTCGACAAGCACGACTTGTCGTCGCTGCGCAAATGCGTCTCCGCCGGCGAGCCCCTGCCAAAAGGCACCTTCGAGGCCTGGCTGAAGGCGACCGGCCTCAAGCTGATCGACGGGATCGGCTCGACCGAGATGCTGCACATCTTCATCAGCGCCGTCGAGGACGAGATTCGTCCCGGCGCCACCGGCAAGCCGGTTCCCGGCTTTGAGGCCAAGATCGTCGGCGACAACGGCGAGGATCTGCCGCCGGGGCAGATCGGCCGGCTCGCCGTGCGCGGCCCGACGGGCTGCCGCTACATGGCCGACGAGCGCCAGCGCAAATGCGTGCTCAACGGCTGGAATCTCACCGGCGACACCTACCTCATGGATGAGGACGGCTATTTCTGGTACCAGTCGCGCTCCGACGACATGATCGTGTCCTCCGGCTACAACATCGCCGGTCCGGATGTGGAGGCCGCGCTGCTGACCCACGATGCGGTCGCAGAATGCGGCGTGGTCGGAGCGCCTGACGACGCCCGCGGCACCATCGTCAAGGCCTATGTGGTGCTGCGTCCGGGGGTGACCGGCGACGCCGCGCTGGTCGGCGCGCTTCAGGAGCATGTCAAGCGCGAGATCGCGCCCTACAAGTATCCGCGTGCGATCGAGTTCGTCGGCGAATTGCCCAAGACCGCCAGCGGCAAGCTCAAGCGCTTCACCCTGCGGCAGATGACGCAGGAGGCGGCGGAATGA
- a CDS encoding thioesterase family protein, translating into MNMMTGAKAAIPALEALGPGVWRRSVPIRFSHCDPAGIVYFAKYFDIANGVVEDWFAAALHLLYHDFIGARRTGLGFVNVTCDFVRPGMMGDEVIFAVMVEGVGTAAIRLVIDAYREGEVVLAMRLVMATTSLLVHRAIPVPDDLRDAIETYKENCR; encoded by the coding sequence ATGAACATGATGACCGGCGCCAAGGCGGCTATTCCCGCGCTGGAGGCGCTTGGCCCGGGCGTCTGGCGCCGGTCGGTGCCGATCCGTTTCTCTCACTGCGACCCGGCGGGCATCGTCTATTTCGCCAAGTATTTCGATATCGCCAATGGCGTGGTGGAGGACTGGTTTGCCGCCGCGCTCCACCTGCTTTATCACGATTTCATCGGGGCTCGCCGCACCGGGCTCGGCTTCGTCAACGTCACCTGCGATTTCGTCCGCCCGGGCATGATGGGCGACGAGGTGATCTTCGCCGTGATGGTGGAGGGGGTCGGCACGGCCGCGATCAGGCTGGTCATCGACGCCTATCGCGAGGGCGAGGTGGTGCTGGCAATGCGCCTCGTCATGGCGACGACGTCGTTGCTGGTTCACCGGGCGATTCCGGTTCCGGACGACCTGCGCGACGCCATCGAAACATACAAGGAGAACTGCCGGTGA
- a CDS encoding RidA family protein, with amino-acid sequence MPAATDREAAERPVALQPSGWPRPKGYANGMLAEGRLVLTGGVVGWDAQERFADGFVAQVRQVLENIVAILAEGGAGPEHLVRLTWYVVDMAEYTDNLKTIGEAYREVIGAHYPTMALVQVVRLVEPVARVEIEATAVLPARG; translated from the coding sequence ATGCCCGCGGCCACGGATCGGGAAGCTGCGGAGCGTCCTGTGGCGCTGCAGCCGTCGGGCTGGCCGCGGCCGAAAGGCTATGCCAACGGCATGCTGGCCGAGGGCCGGCTGGTGCTCACCGGCGGCGTGGTCGGCTGGGATGCGCAGGAGCGGTTTGCCGATGGCTTCGTTGCCCAGGTCCGCCAGGTGCTGGAGAACATCGTCGCCATTCTCGCCGAAGGCGGCGCCGGGCCGGAGCATCTCGTCCGCCTCACCTGGTATGTGGTGGACATGGCCGAGTACACCGACAATCTCAAGACGATCGGCGAGGCCTACCGCGAGGTGATCGGCGCGCATTATCCGACCATGGCGCTGGTCCAGGTCGTCCGCTTGGTCGAGCCGGTCGCCCGCGTCGAGATCGAGGCGACGGCGGTCCTGCCGGCGCGCGGCTGA
- a CDS encoding B12-binding domain-containing radical SAM protein, with amino-acid sequence MANQDIGPVRNILCVFPRYAPSFGTFEYAYGLTDGIRAFMPPQGLLVIAAVLPGHWRVRFIDENLAPASANEFAWADAVLVSGMHIQRRQINDICARAHAAGRVAALGGPSVSSCPDYYPAFDYLHVGELGDATDELIERLARDVAPPQRQVVLTTRERRDMTAFPLPAYELLPLSRYFIGSIQFSSGCPYQCEFCDIPGLYGRNPRLKAPEQITAELDKLLAAGLIGSVYFVDDNFIGNRRAVQELLPHLIDWQKRNGYALQFACEATLNIARRPDILAQMREAYFTTIFCGIETPDHDALKAMAKSHNLMVPILDSVATLNGYGMEVVSGIILGLDTDTPNSGESILDFIEQSQIPMLTINLLQALPRTPLWDRLARENRLVDDPGRDSNVDFRLPYDQVVAMWRSCMARAYEPDRLFARFEHQARATYPNRLKPPNSRQRLSWPNLKRGLTMLAKILWQVGLRGDYRAAFWAFAWPKLKQGDIERVIAVGLVAHHLILFARGAASGRQTASYYSTRLREASVPAE; translated from the coding sequence ATGGCGAACCAAGATATCGGACCGGTCCGCAACATTCTTTGCGTTTTCCCGCGGTATGCGCCGTCGTTCGGCACCTTCGAATATGCCTACGGGCTGACCGACGGCATTCGCGCCTTCATGCCGCCGCAGGGGCTGCTGGTGATCGCGGCGGTGTTGCCCGGCCACTGGCGGGTGCGCTTCATCGACGAGAACCTCGCGCCGGCCAGCGCAAATGAGTTTGCCTGGGCGGATGCCGTGCTCGTCAGCGGCATGCATATCCAGCGGCGGCAGATCAACGACATCTGCGCCCGGGCCCACGCCGCCGGCCGCGTCGCCGCCCTGGGCGGCCCGTCGGTCAGCTCCTGCCCGGACTACTACCCGGCGTTCGACTACCTCCATGTCGGCGAACTCGGCGATGCCACCGACGAGCTGATCGAGCGGCTCGCCCGGGACGTCGCGCCGCCGCAGCGCCAGGTGGTGCTGACGACGCGCGAGCGGCGGGACATGACCGCATTTCCGCTGCCGGCCTATGAACTGCTGCCGCTGTCGCGCTACTTCATCGGCAGCATCCAGTTCTCCAGCGGCTGTCCCTACCAATGCGAATTCTGCGATATTCCGGGGCTCTACGGCCGCAATCCGCGGCTGAAGGCCCCCGAGCAGATCACCGCCGAACTCGACAAGCTGCTTGCCGCCGGCCTGATCGGCTCGGTGTATTTCGTCGACGACAACTTCATCGGCAATCGCCGCGCGGTCCAGGAGCTGCTGCCGCATCTGATCGATTGGCAGAAGCGCAACGGCTATGCGCTGCAATTTGCCTGCGAGGCGACGCTGAACATCGCCAGGCGCCCGGACATTCTTGCCCAGATGCGCGAGGCCTATTTCACCACGATCTTCTGCGGCATCGAGACGCCCGATCACGATGCGCTCAAGGCCATGGCCAAGTCGCACAATTTGATGGTGCCCATTCTCGACAGTGTCGCGACCCTCAACGGCTACGGCATGGAGGTGGTGTCCGGGATCATCCTCGGCCTCGACACGGATACGCCGAACTCCGGCGAATCGATCCTCGATTTCATCGAGCAGTCGCAAATACCGATGCTGACCATCAACCTGCTGCAGGCGCTGCCGCGGACGCCGCTGTGGGACCGGCTTGCGCGGGAGAACCGCCTGGTCGACGACCCCGGACGGGATTCCAATGTCGATTTCCGCTTGCCTTACGACCAGGTCGTCGCGATGTGGCGCAGCTGCATGGCGAGGGCCTATGAACCGGACAGGCTGTTCGCCCGCTTCGAGCATCAGGCCCGCGCCACCTATCCCAACCGTCTCAAGCCGCCGAATTCGCGCCAGCGCCTGTCATGGCCGAACCTCAAGCGTGGATTGACCATGCTGGCCAAGATCCTGTGGCAGGTCGGGCTGCGCGGCGACTATCGCGCCGCGTTCTGGGCCTTCGCCTGGCCGAAGTTGAAACAGGGGGATATCGAGCGCGTGATTGCCGTCGGTCTCGTCGCGCATCACCTCATCCTGTTCGCGCGAGGTGCGGCCAGTGGTCGCCAGACCGCATCCTATTATTCGACGCGGCTGCGTGAAGCGTCGGTGCCGGCGGAATGA
- a CDS encoding tetratricopeptide repeat protein, producing the protein MAGATLAEQGRARVQGRSAPILSCLAAVLLSAAVALPLPADAQTADGSEQDRLFQATLANPRDLETTFAYARVAAANGDYEAAIGALERVVFYHPNLARVKYELGALYFRLRSYEMARRYFREALACPDLDPATRMRIEASLPDADNQLQRSRFSAFLQTGARYQSNASFAPTSGIVRFGGQDLALLPSATRKSDTNWFGIAGVSHDYDLDNERGDTLETRFVGYATEQARYSELNVALFDLSFGPRLVLAPDLLPGATIKPYVVGGNTWVGGSSYVGSYGAGITASLPVGRRLTISPEFEWRRADFRDNALAPLSSFNSGNWYTAGVAGAANLNADLKLEARGAFRHGDSQLAFSSFDQWMGEAALTWSFAPPFESITRNWSVSPFVRLIQTDFKAPNPAIDPLVAEHDTEWIAGARFDTPVTRTFGLSTAIQYDRTNSNLPNYRQNNFSVIFGPTARF; encoded by the coding sequence ATGGCCGGGGCGACGTTAGCTGAGCAGGGGCGGGCGCGGGTGCAGGGGCGATCTGCCCCGATTCTGTCGTGCCTCGCCGCCGTGCTGTTGAGCGCGGCCGTCGCCCTGCCGCTGCCCGCAGATGCGCAGACGGCCGACGGGTCGGAGCAGGACCGCCTCTTCCAGGCGACGCTTGCCAACCCCCGCGATCTGGAGACGACCTTCGCCTATGCCCGCGTCGCCGCCGCCAACGGCGATTACGAGGCGGCGATCGGCGCCCTCGAGCGCGTGGTGTTCTATCATCCCAATCTCGCCCGGGTGAAATACGAGCTCGGCGCGCTCTATTTCCGGCTCCGCTCCTACGAGATGGCGCGGCGCTACTTCCGGGAGGCGCTGGCTTGCCCGGATCTCGACCCGGCGACCAGGATGCGGATCGAGGCATCGCTGCCGGACGCCGACAATCAGCTGCAGCGGAGCCGGTTCTCCGCCTTCCTGCAGACCGGCGCGCGCTACCAGAGCAACGCCAGCTTTGCCCCGACCAGCGGCATCGTCCGTTTCGGCGGCCAGGACCTCGCGCTGTTGCCGTCGGCCACCCGCAAGAGCGATACCAACTGGTTCGGGATCGCCGGGGTGAGCCACGACTACGACCTCGACAACGAGCGCGGCGACACCTTGGAGACGCGTTTCGTCGGCTACGCGACCGAGCAGGCGCGCTATAGCGAACTCAATGTCGCCCTGTTCGATTTGAGCTTCGGACCGCGTCTCGTGCTGGCGCCGGATCTGCTGCCCGGGGCGACCATCAAGCCCTACGTCGTCGGCGGCAACACCTGGGTCGGCGGCTCGTCCTATGTCGGCAGTTATGGCGCGGGTATCACCGCCAGCCTGCCGGTCGGCCGGCGCCTGACCATCAGCCCCGAATTCGAGTGGCGGCGCGCCGACTTCCGCGACAACGCTCTGGCGCCGCTGTCGTCGTTCAATTCGGGCAACTGGTACACGGCGGGCGTCGCCGGCGCGGCCAACCTCAATGCCGATCTCAAGCTCGAGGCGCGCGGCGCCTTCCGCCACGGCGATTCCCAGCTCGCGTTTTCCAGTTTCGATCAGTGGATGGGCGAGGCGGCGCTGACCTGGTCCTTCGCCCCGCCGTTCGAATCCATCACCCGCAACTGGAGCGTGTCGCCCTTCGTGCGGCTGATCCAGACCGACTTCAAGGCGCCCAACCCGGCGATCGATCCTTTGGTTGCCGAGCACGACACCGAATGGATCGCCGGTGCGCGCTTCGACACCCCGGTGACGCGCACGTTCGGCCTGTCCACCGCCATCCAATACGACCGCACCAATTCGAACCTGCCGAATTACCGCCAGAACAACTTCTCGGTGATATTCGGCCCCACCGCGCGCTTCTGA